One genomic region from Motacilla alba alba isolate MOTALB_02 chromosome 5, Motacilla_alba_V1.0_pri, whole genome shotgun sequence encodes:
- the LOC119701961 gene encoding translation initiation factor IF-2-like yields the protein MVRLSVERWTRKKSNAGLEILLPHRPHDNNNNKKKTRTKGGGGENEIKKGAPTAPEAGGDREPGAKRCPLQAKPPQGSANLPRAKQVRGGRPPVPGRSFHLSSRPPAARRRPPGDRAPLPAAAAPLRRCASAAPRRRGAEPGAVAADAGAALPRSGGGAGAFPEWLSPREGGSERAREEGGGSAAAWSHLLPGRAARPCPSPAERQGGRVGCWRRSAGSRAEPSRAEPLLGCRAGRWPGPVRRARRRLGLREPRPPQPMRGRLAPSNGRWVSSGFLEEKVPERAPSRERVGLDRQENAPAGRPGEAAPKWPRSRSVQARGGTRATGGRLGLRAERDLPEHLRCCRPRQGLCQPRLSALLSLGWPPLSAGPSCLGRLKELAPPSLPPLCSWERQNPLYLSGAGGNGPEVADNAYSSVKSSQVLVLTVRRLGFQPQFLHALDRTK from the exons ATGGTTCGG TTGTCCGTTGAGCGTTGGACAAGGAAGAAGAGCAACGCCGGACTGGAAATTCTGCTCCCCCACAGACCccatgataataataataataaaaagaaaacacgAACCaaagggggagggggggagaatgaaataaaaaaaggcgCCCCCACTGCCCCGGAGGCTGGGGGCGACAGGGAGCCGGGAGCCAAGCGCTGCCCTCTACAAGCGAAGCCTCCGCAGGGATCGGCCAACTTACCCCGGGCAAAACAAGTACGCGGCGGCCGCCCCCCCGTTCCCGGGCGCTCCTTCCACTTGtcctcccgcccgcccgccgcccgccgccgcccgccggggGACCGCGCACCGCtgcccgccgccgctgccccgctcCGCCGCTGCGCGTCCGCAGCCCCGCGGCGACGTGGGGCCGAGCCCGGCGCGGTGGCGGCCGATGCCGGTGCGGCGCTGCCGAGGAGCGGTGGGGGAGCCGGCGCCTTCCCGGAATGGCTCAGCCCtcgggagggagggagcgagaGAGCGAGGGAGGAGgggggcggcagcgccgcggctTGGTCCCACCTCCTGCCGGGCAGGGCGGCGcggccctgccccagcccagccgaGCGGCAGGGAGGGAGAGTCGGCTGCTGGCGGCGGAGCGCGgggagccgagccgagccgagccgcgcTGAGCCGCTCCTTGGCTGCCGGGCTGGGCGCTGGCCGGGCCCGGtgcgccgcgcccgccgccggctCGGGTTAcgggagccgcggccgccgcaGCCAATGCGGGGCCGCCTGGCGCCTTCGAACGGCAG atgggTTTCCTCGGGTTTTCTTGAAGAAAAGGTACCGGAGAGAGCACCATCCCGGGAAAGGGTGGGGTTGGACAGGCAGGAAAACGCGCCTGCCGGGCGGCCCGGGGAAGCGGCGCCGAAATGGCCCCGGTCCCGCTCTGTCCAGGCGCGGGGAGGGACCCGAGCCACGGGCGGCCGCCTTGGGCTGCGAGCGGAGCGGGATCTCCCGGAGCATCTCCGCTGCTGCCGCCCTCGCCAAGGGCTTTGTCAGCCGCgtctctctgccctgctctctcTGGGGTGGCCGCCTTTGTCCGCGGGTCCCTCCTGCCTCGGCAGGTTGAAAGAGCTGGCTCCACCATCCCTGCcacctctctgctcctgggaacGGCAGAATCCTTTATACCTCAGTGGTGCGGGAGGAAACGGCCCTGAAGTCGCAGACAACGCTTATTCTTCGGTAAAATCGTCACAGGTTCTGGTCCTTACTGTCAGGAGGTTGGGGTTCCAGCCTCAATTTCTGCACGCATTGGACAGAACCAAGTAA